A genomic stretch from Kribbella amoyensis includes:
- a CDS encoding ABC transporter ATP-binding protein, translating to MTEAANETVQDQPLRIDRGDAFLDVRDLRVHFPTDDGIVKSVDGLSFQLERGKTLGIVGESGSGKSVTSLSIMGLHQRGAATISGEILLDGQDLVSATPEEVRKLRGKRMAMIFQDPLSAMHPFYTVGRQIVEAYQVHNDVSKSVARKHAIEMLDRVGIPQPDKRVDAYPHEFSGGMRQRAMIAMALSCDPDLLIADEPTTALDVTVQAQILDLIRDLQKEFNSAVIIITHDLGVVAELADDIQVMYAGRAIEYGTAEDIFDRPQHPYTWGLLGSMPRIDRERSERLIPIKGTPPSLINVPKGCPFNPRCNYAHLNNGASETDRPELLDIGGGHRVACHLSPQERKKAWETDILPKL from the coding sequence GTGACCGAAGCAGCGAACGAGACCGTGCAGGACCAGCCACTGCGGATCGACCGCGGCGACGCGTTCCTCGACGTCCGCGACCTCCGCGTGCACTTCCCGACCGACGACGGCATCGTCAAGTCGGTGGACGGGCTGTCCTTCCAGCTCGAGCGCGGCAAGACGCTCGGCATCGTGGGGGAGTCCGGCTCCGGCAAGAGCGTGACCAGCCTGTCGATCATGGGGCTGCACCAGCGCGGCGCGGCCACCATCAGCGGCGAGATCCTGCTCGACGGCCAGGACCTGGTCTCGGCGACGCCGGAGGAGGTCCGCAAACTCCGCGGCAAGCGGATGGCGATGATCTTCCAGGACCCGCTGTCGGCGATGCACCCCTTCTACACGGTCGGCCGGCAGATCGTCGAGGCGTACCAGGTCCACAACGACGTCTCCAAGTCGGTCGCCCGCAAGCACGCGATCGAGATGCTCGACCGGGTCGGGATCCCGCAGCCGGACAAGCGCGTCGACGCGTACCCGCACGAGTTCTCCGGCGGGATGCGGCAGCGCGCGATGATCGCGATGGCGCTGTCCTGCGACCCGGACCTGCTGATCGCCGACGAGCCGACCACGGCGCTCGACGTGACCGTGCAGGCGCAGATCCTGGACCTGATCCGGGACCTGCAGAAGGAGTTCAACTCCGCGGTCATCATCATCACCCACGACCTCGGCGTGGTGGCCGAGCTGGCCGACGACATCCAGGTGATGTACGCCGGCCGCGCGATCGAGTACGGCACCGCCGAGGATATCTTCGACCGGCCGCAGCACCCGTACACCTGGGGGCTGCTCGGGTCGATGCCGCGGATCGACCGGGAACGCAGCGAGCGGCTGATCCCGATCAAGGGCACGCCGCCGAGCCTGATCAACGTGCCGAAGGGCTGCCCGTTCAACCCGCGCTGCAACTACGCCCACCTCAACAACGGCGCCAGCGAGACCGATCGGCCGGAACTGCTGGACATCGGCGGCGGCCACCGGGTCGCCTGCCACCTCTCCCCGCAGGAGCGTAAGAAAGCCTGGGAGACCGACATCTTGCCGAAGCTGTGA
- a CDS encoding ABC transporter substrate-binding protein — translation MRWNRITTATAVSAAVALSLVACGGNSGSGGSGGSGGGGNTAKAEYDAAVKGTYNPSDKKGGTLRMAITENWDSTDPGDTYYGLSWNLVRNYVRPLMVFKSAPGKEGAEVVPDLAEAAGVPSDGAKTWTYKIRKGVKFEDGTEVKAKDVKYAVARSLDKATLPNGPTYFNDFLLDVPKGYSVYKDPTMAGIAKAIETPDDYTIVFHLNKPFSGFDYFAQLPATAPVPQAKDNGAKYKLHPISTGPYKFESNDPNKGLALVRNDQYDPASDPNSGRKALPDKITVAFNVNGADIDNRLQAGDLDVDIAGTGVLAETQAKILANPQLKANADNVPAPRLNFTVFNGEVKPLDNIDCRKAILYAADHEGYQRAYGGPIGGDIATNMMPPLVTGSQKFDDYGFEQDKNGNVDKAKAALAKCGMPQGFSTNIAYRADRPKEKAVAESLQQSLKRVGINLTPKGFPTGDYTKLYAGKPDYAKANSLGLIVYSWGADWPDGFGFMSQIVDSRVIRATGGNTNLGVRIPEVDKMIDQALSETDKAKREQIWVDIDKKVMEQAAVLPGIWAKGLLYRPDTLANVYVSDSQNMYDYAGIGLK, via the coding sequence ATGAGATGGAATCGCATTACGACGGCTACCGCCGTCAGTGCGGCCGTCGCACTGAGCCTCGTGGCTTGCGGGGGCAACAGTGGCTCCGGCGGGTCCGGTGGCTCCGGCGGTGGCGGGAACACGGCCAAGGCGGAGTACGACGCGGCCGTCAAGGGGACGTACAACCCGAGCGACAAAAAGGGTGGCACGCTCCGGATGGCCATCACCGAGAACTGGGACTCCACCGACCCCGGTGACACCTACTACGGCCTGTCCTGGAACCTGGTCCGCAACTACGTGCGGCCGCTGATGGTCTTCAAGTCGGCCCCCGGCAAGGAGGGTGCGGAGGTCGTTCCGGACCTCGCCGAGGCCGCCGGTGTGCCGAGCGACGGCGCCAAGACGTGGACCTACAAGATCCGCAAGGGCGTCAAGTTCGAGGACGGCACCGAGGTCAAGGCCAAGGACGTCAAGTACGCGGTCGCCCGGTCGCTGGACAAGGCCACGCTGCCGAACGGCCCGACGTACTTCAACGACTTCCTGCTGGACGTGCCGAAGGGCTACAGCGTCTACAAGGACCCGACGATGGCCGGGATCGCCAAGGCCATCGAGACCCCGGACGATTACACCATCGTCTTCCACCTGAACAAGCCGTTCTCCGGTTTCGACTACTTCGCCCAGCTGCCGGCCACCGCACCGGTGCCGCAGGCGAAGGACAACGGGGCCAAGTACAAGCTGCACCCGATCTCGACCGGCCCGTACAAGTTCGAGAGCAACGACCCGAACAAGGGTCTGGCGCTGGTCCGCAATGACCAGTACGACCCGGCGTCCGACCCGAACTCGGGCCGCAAGGCGCTGCCGGACAAGATCACCGTCGCCTTCAACGTGAACGGCGCCGACATCGACAACCGGCTGCAGGCCGGTGACCTCGACGTCGACATCGCCGGTACCGGTGTGCTCGCGGAGACCCAGGCGAAGATCCTGGCGAACCCGCAGCTGAAGGCGAACGCGGACAACGTGCCCGCGCCGCGGCTGAACTTCACCGTCTTCAACGGCGAGGTCAAGCCGCTGGACAACATCGACTGCCGCAAGGCGATCCTGTACGCCGCCGACCACGAGGGCTACCAGCGTGCGTACGGTGGCCCGATCGGTGGTGACATCGCCACGAACATGATGCCGCCGCTGGTGACCGGGTCGCAGAAGTTCGACGACTACGGCTTCGAGCAGGACAAGAACGGCAACGTCGACAAGGCCAAGGCGGCGCTGGCCAAGTGCGGGATGCCGCAGGGCTTCAGCACCAATATCGCCTACCGGGCCGACCGGCCGAAGGAGAAGGCGGTCGCGGAGTCGCTGCAGCAGTCGCTGAAGCGGGTCGGCATCAACCTCACCCCGAAGGGCTTCCCGACGGGTGACTACACCAAGCTGTACGCCGGCAAGCCGGACTACGCCAAGGCGAACAGCCTCGGCCTGATCGTCTACAGCTGGGGTGCGGACTGGCCGGACGGCTTCGGCTTCATGAGCCAGATCGTCGACAGCCGGGTCATCCGCGCCACCGGTGGTAACACCAACCTCGGTGTCCGGATCCCCGAGGTCGACAAGATGATCGACCAGGCGCTGTCGGAGACCGACAAGGCCAAGCGTGAGCAGATCTGGGTCGACATCGACAAGAAGGTCATGGAGCAGGCCGCGGTGCTGCCGGGGATCTGGGCCAAGGGCCTGCTGTACCGCCCGGACACGCTGGCCAACGTGTACGTCAGCGACAGCCAGAACATGTACGACTACGCCGGCATCGGCCTGAAGTAG
- the mshC gene encoding cysteine--1-D-myo-inosityl 2-amino-2-deoxy-alpha-D-glucopyranoside ligase — protein sequence MQAWTNPEIPVVPGPARRLRLYDTASGDLVEVPPTDAGTARMYVCGITPYDATHMGHAATYVTFDLINRLWRDAGYQVHYTQNITDVDDPLLERATATGVEWTDLAEREIQLFRDDMTALRVIPPQEYVGVVESLPLVIERIADLQRAGAVYDVDGDLYFAVKADPAFGSISSYDAETMRTLFAERGGDPDREGKRDPLDCLVWQRERPGEPAWDSQFGRGRPGWHIECSAIALHYLGMTIDVQGGGSDLIFPHHEMSASEAQCATGEHPFARAYVHQAMVGLDGEKMSKSKGNLVLVSKERQGGADPMAIRLALLAHHYRTDWFWMDSDLLDAQERLDLWRGAVGRGSGPDGAAAVEAIRAALTNDLDTAAALAAVDQWAESNGEDTEAPAVVATAIDALLGVKL from the coding sequence ATGCAGGCGTGGACGAACCCAGAAATCCCGGTCGTACCGGGGCCGGCCCGGCGTCTTCGCCTCTACGACACCGCGTCGGGCGACCTGGTCGAGGTACCGCCGACGGACGCCGGGACCGCCCGGATGTACGTCTGCGGGATCACGCCGTACGACGCGACCCACATGGGCCACGCGGCGACGTACGTCACGTTCGACCTGATCAACCGGCTCTGGCGCGACGCCGGGTACCAGGTGCACTACACGCAGAACATCACCGACGTGGACGACCCGCTGCTCGAGCGCGCGACCGCGACCGGCGTGGAGTGGACCGACCTGGCCGAGCGCGAGATCCAGCTCTTCCGCGACGACATGACCGCGCTCCGGGTGATCCCGCCGCAGGAGTACGTGGGCGTCGTCGAGTCGCTCCCGCTGGTGATCGAGCGCATCGCCGACCTGCAGCGCGCGGGTGCGGTGTACGACGTGGACGGCGACCTGTACTTCGCGGTGAAGGCGGACCCGGCGTTCGGCAGCATCTCGTCGTACGACGCGGAGACGATGCGCACGCTCTTCGCCGAGCGCGGCGGCGACCCGGACCGGGAGGGCAAGCGCGACCCGCTCGACTGCCTGGTCTGGCAGCGCGAGAGGCCGGGCGAGCCGGCGTGGGACTCGCAGTTCGGTCGTGGGCGACCCGGGTGGCACATCGAGTGCTCGGCGATCGCACTGCACTACCTGGGCATGACGATCGACGTCCAGGGCGGCGGCTCCGACCTGATCTTCCCGCACCACGAGATGTCGGCGAGCGAGGCGCAGTGCGCGACGGGGGAGCACCCGTTCGCCCGGGCGTACGTGCACCAGGCGATGGTCGGCCTGGACGGCGAGAAGATGTCGAAGTCCAAGGGGAACCTGGTCCTGGTGTCGAAGGAACGCCAGGGCGGTGCGGACCCGATGGCGATCCGGCTGGCGCTGCTGGCGCATCACTACCGGACCGACTGGTTCTGGATGGACTCCGATTTGCTGGACGCCCAGGAGCGCTTGGATCTGTGGCGCGGCGCGGTGGGCCGGGGAAGCGGTCCCGACGGCGCTGCCGCGGTGGAGGCGATCCGCGCGGCGCTGACGAACGACCTCGACACCGCGGCGGCGTTGGCAGCGGTGGACCAGTGGGCGGAATCGAACGGCGAAGACACCGAAGCCCCGGCGGTCGTGGCGACGGCAATCGACGCCCTGCTTGGCGTGAAGCTGTAG
- a CDS encoding HAD family hydrolase, whose amino-acid sequence MTLQAVLWDMDGTLVDSETVWARVQIDLMASLGAEWTLEDCMTLVGSDLRDALKVWMARIPAGTITPDELAERMFSQVIESLRQEVEFRPGALELLQALNKEEIPCALVSASFRLMIEAVLTHVPAGLFDVVVAGDEVVNGKPHPEPYLTAAKALGVDPANCVVIEDSLTGTEAGTAAGAYVVSVPQWVAIPEAPRRLIVKSLEPITPEALRHLLR is encoded by the coding sequence ATGACCTTGCAAGCGGTGCTGTGGGACATGGACGGCACGTTGGTCGACTCCGAGACGGTCTGGGCACGGGTGCAGATCGACCTGATGGCGTCACTCGGCGCCGAGTGGACCCTCGAGGACTGCATGACCCTGGTCGGCAGCGATCTGCGGGACGCGCTGAAGGTCTGGATGGCGCGGATCCCGGCCGGCACGATCACGCCGGACGAGCTGGCCGAGCGGATGTTCTCGCAGGTCATCGAGTCGCTCCGGCAGGAGGTCGAGTTCCGGCCGGGCGCGCTGGAGTTGCTGCAGGCGCTGAACAAGGAAGAGATCCCGTGCGCGCTGGTGTCGGCGTCGTTCCGGTTGATGATCGAGGCCGTTCTGACGCACGTGCCGGCCGGTCTGTTCGACGTGGTCGTCGCCGGTGACGAGGTGGTCAACGGCAAGCCGCACCCGGAGCCGTACCTGACCGCGGCGAAGGCGCTCGGCGTCGACCCGGCGAACTGCGTGGTGATCGAGGACTCGCTGACCGGGACCGAGGCCGGCACAGCGGCCGGGGCGTACGTGGTGTCGGTGCCGCAGTGGGTCGCCATTCCAGAGGCACCGCGCCGGCTGATCGTCAAGTCACTGGAACCGATCACCCCGGAGGCGCTGCGTCACCTGCTCCGCTGA
- a CDS encoding NAD(P)H-binding protein: protein MTILVLAATGKTGRRVVRGLRERGVEVRAGSRKADPPFDWSDPGSWADVVRGVSAVYLVAPEEVEPVAPFVAQAVAAGVSRFVVLSGRGADTYAGRFGQSMVEAERVVQASGAEWSVIRANNFSQNFDEDLWYAPVLAGRLALPAGTVPEPFVDVEDVAAVAVALLTEDGHSGRVYDVTGPEGLTFADAVARISAATGRPISYSEITGADYAADLRAEGLPEEVVASLVGMFEVIADGTLARPATGVREVLGREPVPFAEYVARVWGPHTPEEG from the coding sequence ATGACGATTCTGGTGCTGGCGGCAACGGGGAAGACCGGGCGACGGGTGGTCCGGGGACTGCGGGAGCGGGGCGTGGAGGTCCGCGCGGGATCGCGGAAGGCGGACCCGCCGTTCGACTGGTCCGATCCGGGCAGTTGGGCCGACGTGGTCCGTGGGGTCTCCGCGGTGTACCTGGTCGCGCCCGAGGAGGTGGAGCCGGTCGCGCCGTTCGTGGCGCAGGCGGTCGCCGCTGGGGTCTCGCGGTTCGTGGTGTTGTCGGGGCGTGGTGCGGACACCTACGCCGGGCGATTCGGGCAGAGCATGGTCGAGGCCGAGCGCGTGGTCCAGGCTTCGGGTGCCGAGTGGTCGGTGATCCGCGCGAACAACTTCAGCCAGAACTTCGACGAGGACCTCTGGTACGCCCCGGTGCTCGCGGGCCGGCTCGCCCTGCCCGCGGGGACGGTGCCCGAGCCGTTCGTGGACGTCGAGGACGTGGCCGCGGTCGCGGTCGCGCTGCTCACCGAGGACGGTCACTCCGGCCGGGTGTACGACGTGACCGGGCCGGAGGGGCTGACGTTCGCGGACGCGGTCGCGCGGATCTCCGCCGCGACCGGGCGGCCGATCTCGTACAGCGAGATCACGGGAGCCGACTACGCCGCGGACCTGCGGGCGGAGGGTCTGCCCGAGGAGGTGGTGGCGTCGCTCGTCGGGATGTTCGAGGTGATCGCCGACGGGACCCTGGCGCGCCCGGCGACCGGCGTACGCGAGGTGCTTGGGCGGGAGCCGGTGCCGTTCGCGGAGTACGTTGCGCGGGTGTGGGGGCCACATACACCGGAAGAGGGCTGA
- a CDS encoding ABC transporter permease — MSTPLEVEPGSSSAQPEALLEGAGKIEGRSLWQISWTRLKRDKVALAGGFVVVFLILVAVFAPLICKIFGVTPNEFHQDLVDPSLQTSIAKWNGISWDHPFGIEPVNGRDIFARIVYGARISLLIAFLATIVSVVIGTVMGIVAGYFGGWIDTIISRLMDIFLAFPLVLFALALVGAIPDKLLGLQGDSLRVALIVFIIGFFSWPYIGRIIRGQTLSLREREFVDAARSLGARRPYILFTELLPNLIAPILVYSTLLIPTNVLFEAALSYLGVGVRPPTASWGDMLSTAANWYQVVPLYMIPPGLAIFVTVLAFNLFGDGLRDALDPRSR; from the coding sequence GTGAGCACGCCACTCGAGGTCGAGCCCGGATCGTCGTCGGCGCAGCCGGAGGCTCTGCTCGAGGGCGCCGGCAAGATCGAGGGCCGGTCACTCTGGCAGATCTCGTGGACCCGGCTGAAGCGCGACAAGGTCGCCCTGGCCGGTGGCTTCGTCGTCGTCTTCCTGATCCTGGTCGCGGTCTTCGCCCCGCTGATCTGCAAGATCTTCGGGGTCACGCCGAACGAGTTCCACCAGGACCTCGTCGATCCGTCGCTGCAGACCTCGATCGCCAAGTGGAACGGGATCAGCTGGGACCACCCGTTCGGGATCGAGCCGGTGAACGGCCGCGACATCTTCGCCCGGATCGTCTACGGGGCCCGGATCTCGCTGCTGATCGCCTTCCTCGCCACCATCGTCTCGGTCGTGATCGGCACCGTGATGGGGATCGTCGCCGGCTACTTCGGCGGCTGGATCGACACCATCATCAGCCGGCTGATGGACATCTTCCTCGCCTTCCCGCTGGTGCTGTTCGCGCTGGCCCTGGTCGGTGCCATCCCGGACAAGCTGCTCGGCCTGCAGGGCGACTCACTGCGGGTCGCGCTGATCGTCTTCATCATCGGGTTCTTCAGCTGGCCCTACATCGGCCGGATCATCCGCGGCCAGACGCTGTCGCTGCGGGAGCGGGAGTTCGTCGACGCGGCCCGGAGTCTCGGCGCGCGACGTCCGTACATCCTCTTCACCGAGCTGCTGCCGAACCTGATCGCGCCGATCCTGGTGTACTCCACCCTGCTGATCCCCACGAACGTGTTGTTCGAGGCGGCGCTGTCCTACCTCGGTGTCGGTGTCCGGCCGCCGACGGCCAGCTGGGGCGACATGCTGTCGACCGCCGCGAACTGGTACCAGGTCGTTCCGCTGTACATGATCCCGCCCGGGTTGGCCATCTTCGTCACGGTGCTGGCCTTCAACCTGTTCGGTGACGGGCTGCGGGACGCCCTCGACCCCCGCTCGCGATAG
- a CDS encoding ABC transporter permease has translation MFAYIVRRVIGAVILLFIVTAVTFSIFFLVPKLGGASADDLASRYVGKSAGQEQIHETAVRLGFTDPIYVQYGRFVKGLFVGQEYNYGPATEHCPAPCFGYSFLTQQPVWPDLVSRIPVTASLAFGAACIWLLAGVGTGVISALKRGSVLDRSMMSVALAGVSLPIFFTGLLSLSIFSYGLGWTAQGGTNPMDASNPAWWAYDLILPWVTLAFLYAAAYARLTRAGMLETMNEDFVRTARAKGLTERTVVTRHGLRAALTPILTIFGLDLGLLLGGAILTETTFSLPGIGQYAVIALRANDLPKVLGVTLVAAFFIVMANLIVDLLYAVVDPRVRIQ, from the coding sequence GTGTTCGCATACATAGTCCGGCGGGTGATCGGAGCAGTGATCCTGCTCTTCATCGTCACCGCCGTCACGTTCTCGATCTTCTTCCTGGTACCGAAGCTCGGTGGTGCTTCGGCCGACGACCTCGCGTCGCGGTACGTGGGCAAGAGCGCCGGCCAGGAGCAGATTCACGAGACAGCGGTACGGCTCGGCTTCACCGATCCCATCTACGTGCAGTACGGGCGCTTCGTGAAGGGCCTGTTCGTCGGGCAGGAGTACAACTACGGCCCGGCGACGGAGCACTGCCCGGCGCCGTGCTTCGGCTACTCCTTCCTCACCCAGCAACCGGTCTGGCCCGACCTGGTCAGCCGAATACCGGTGACCGCCTCGCTGGCCTTCGGCGCCGCCTGTATCTGGCTGCTGGCCGGGGTCGGGACGGGCGTCATCTCCGCACTCAAACGGGGGTCGGTGCTGGACCGATCGATGATGTCGGTGGCGCTGGCGGGTGTCTCGCTGCCGATCTTCTTCACCGGTCTGCTCTCGCTGTCGATCTTCAGCTACGGCCTGGGCTGGACCGCCCAAGGTGGGACGAACCCGATGGACGCGTCGAACCCGGCGTGGTGGGCGTACGACCTGATCCTGCCGTGGGTGACGCTCGCCTTCCTGTACGCCGCGGCGTACGCGCGGCTCACCCGGGCGGGCATGCTCGAAACCATGAACGAGGACTTCGTCCGGACGGCCCGCGCGAAGGGCCTGACCGAACGGACCGTGGTGACGCGGCACGGCCTGCGAGCCGCGCTGACCCCGATCCTCACCATCTTCGGTCTGGACCTCGGGCTCCTGCTCGGTGGCGCGATCCTGACCGAGACGACCTTCTCGCTGCCCGGCATCGGGCAGTACGCCGTGATCGCGCTGCGGGCGAACGACCTGCCCAAGGTGCTCGGCGTGACGCTGGTCGCCGCGTTCTTCATCGTGATGGCGAACCTGATCGTCGATCTCCTGTACGCCGTCGTCGACCCGAGGGTGCGGATCCAGTGA
- a CDS encoding ABC transporter substrate-binding protein, which yields MAACGKSGNQPGQGNETPKQLVIRAASTDKVTSLDPAGPYDVGSRTLLSNLYQTLLTMAPGKPTPVPDAADCQYDAPTTYTCSLKSGLTFPNGDKLTSSDVKFSFERMLRLKVPGGGAALFTSVASITTPDELTAVFTLKKPDARLPYLLTTTAGSIVDEQFYPAAELLPDKAMGSGPYQLAAYQPGASASLTKFKGYRGPRAAQNDRVELSMLADPAALNQAISTGKVDLAFHGLGASDLEKLREGDKYQVVQAASAETRFFSFHFKSANARKPAVRRAVAQLLDRQAIAKKVYGDQVTPLYSPVPPGFGGQADAFRTEYKDPSKAAATTILRGAGITTPVPLTLGWTPTHYGAGAKAEVAEVKRQLDASGLFRVTLRSVEWPRYQQLARAGAFDIYHSGWMPDYPDSDAYLVPIVREGGALQNGYRSQTANKLVDQEIAAQNQLDRERIVENLQAVIARDAPLVPSWQNRFTVVAGQDVENLETALSPLSFVTFSTLKK from the coding sequence ATGGCGGCATGCGGAAAGTCCGGTAATCAGCCGGGGCAGGGGAACGAGACACCGAAGCAGTTGGTGATCCGGGCGGCGAGCACCGACAAGGTGACGTCGCTGGACCCGGCGGGCCCGTACGACGTGGGCTCGCGCACTCTGCTGTCGAACCTCTACCAGACCCTGCTGACGATGGCGCCGGGCAAACCGACCCCGGTCCCGGACGCCGCCGACTGCCAGTACGACGCACCGACGACGTACACCTGCAGCCTGAAGAGCGGGCTCACGTTCCCGAACGGCGACAAGCTGACCTCGTCGGACGTGAAGTTCAGCTTCGAGCGGATGCTGCGGCTGAAGGTGCCGGGCGGTGGGGCCGCGTTGTTCACGTCGGTCGCCTCGATCACCACGCCGGACGAGCTGACGGCCGTGTTCACGTTGAAGAAGCCGGACGCGCGGCTGCCGTACCTGCTCACCACCACGGCCGGTTCGATCGTGGACGAGCAGTTCTACCCGGCGGCGGAACTCCTGCCGGACAAGGCGATGGGCAGCGGGCCGTACCAGCTCGCCGCGTACCAGCCGGGCGCGTCCGCGAGCCTGACCAAGTTCAAGGGGTACCGCGGTCCGCGGGCGGCGCAGAACGACCGGGTCGAGCTGAGCATGCTCGCGGACCCGGCCGCGCTGAACCAGGCGATCAGTACCGGCAAGGTGGATCTCGCCTTCCACGGTCTCGGCGCGAGCGACCTGGAGAAGCTGCGCGAGGGCGACAAGTACCAGGTGGTCCAGGCGGCGTCGGCGGAGACCCGGTTCTTCTCGTTCCACTTCAAGTCCGCGAACGCGCGCAAACCCGCGGTCCGCCGGGCCGTCGCGCAGTTGCTGGACCGGCAGGCGATCGCCAAGAAGGTGTACGGCGACCAGGTGACCCCGCTGTACTCGCCGGTGCCGCCCGGGTTCGGCGGGCAGGCGGACGCGTTCCGGACGGAGTACAAGGATCCCAGCAAGGCCGCGGCGACCACGATCCTGCGCGGCGCGGGGATCACGACGCCGGTGCCGTTGACGCTCGGCTGGACCCCCACGCACTACGGCGCCGGCGCCAAGGCCGAGGTGGCCGAGGTGAAGCGGCAGCTGGACGCGTCCGGGCTGTTCCGGGTGACGTTGCGCAGCGTCGAGTGGCCCCGGTACCAGCAGCTGGCCAGGGCCGGCGCCTTTGACATTTATCACTCCGGCTGGATGCCGGACTACCCCGACTCCGACGCGTATCTGGTGCCGATCGTCCGCGAGGGCGGCGCCCTGCAGAACGGGTACCGCTCGCAGACGGCGAACAAGCTCGTCGACCAGGAGATCGCGGCGCAGAACCAGCTGGACCGCGAGCGGATCGTCGAGAACCTGCAGGCCGTGATCGCGCGGGACGCACCCCTGGTCCCGAGCTGGCAGAACCGGTTCACCGTGGTCGCCGGCCAGGACGTGGAGAACCTCGAGACGGCGCTCAGCCCGCTGTCGTTCGTGACCTTCTCGACCCTGAAGAAGTGA
- a CDS encoding PAC2 family protein, producing MVDLASLRDPVVIAAFAGWNDAAEAATGAVDHLIEEWDAELVTAIDPEEYYDFQVTRPTVGFDADGVRRLTWPTTRIFVARPTDTDRDILLIRGIEPNMRWRSFSQELLALVDESNAQLVVVLGALLADSPHTRPIPVSASSSDPELTAAWSLEPSTYEGPTGITGVFADQCGTLGVPAVSIWSAIPHYIAGTPCPKASLALLGKIEELLDLPIPEGDLPELARAWQRGADELSEEDPEVAEYVATLEEQRDTADLPEATGDAIAAEFERYLRRRNNNHPES from the coding sequence GTGGTAGATCTCGCGAGCCTGAGGGACCCGGTCGTGATCGCCGCGTTCGCGGGCTGGAACGACGCCGCCGAGGCGGCCACCGGCGCAGTGGACCACCTGATCGAGGAGTGGGACGCCGAGCTCGTCACCGCCATCGATCCCGAGGAGTACTACGACTTCCAGGTGACCCGGCCGACGGTCGGCTTCGACGCCGACGGCGTCCGCCGGCTGACCTGGCCGACCACCCGGATCTTCGTCGCCCGTCCCACCGACACCGACCGCGACATCCTGCTGATCCGCGGCATCGAACCGAACATGCGCTGGCGCAGCTTCAGCCAGGAACTGCTCGCCCTGGTCGACGAGTCCAACGCCCAGCTCGTGGTCGTCCTCGGCGCCCTGCTCGCGGACTCCCCGCACACCCGCCCGATCCCGGTGAGCGCCTCGTCGTCCGACCCGGAGCTGACGGCGGCCTGGAGCCTCGAACCGTCGACGTACGAAGGGCCGACGGGGATCACCGGAGTCTTCGCCGACCAGTGCGGCACCCTCGGCGTACCAGCTGTGTCGATCTGGTCCGCGATCCCCCACTACATCGCCGGTACTCCCTGCCCGAAGGCGTCGCTGGCGCTGCTCGGGAAGATCGAGGAACTGCTGGATCTACCGATCCCCGAGGGCGATCTGCCGGAGCTGGCGCGAGCCTGGCAGCGAGGCGCGGACGAGCTGAGCGAAGAGGACCCGGAGGTCGCGGAGTACGTGGCGACCCTGGAGGAGCAGCGCGACACGGCCGACCTCCCCGAAGCAACAGGCGACGCGATAGCAGCCGAATTCGAGCGCTACCTGAGACGCAGAAACAACAACCACCCAGAAAGCTGA